From a region of the Rathayibacter sp. VKM Ac-2804 genome:
- a CDS encoding FAD-linked oxidase C-terminal domain-containing protein codes for MSSIETSSTETRAATGSAIGTAPVGEALVLRRLREELGAAVTAEGPDFEAAHTDKSGWTAGGRALALVRARSVADVQATLRLATEHRVPVVPRGAGTGLAAGAVGRAGAIVLSTAAMDRILEISLEDELAVVEPGVLNQALSDAVAADGLIFSPDPASKAISSIGGNIATNAGGLLCAKYGVTREAVLGLAVVLADGRLVRTGRRSVKGVAGYDLTALLTGSEGTLGVIVEATVKLRPIPTGRVVTIGAYFPSVVAAAAASAAITAARLRPAVMELMDEAALAAIGRYTGAALDRGAAYLLVQTDGGGAEDEARRILAIVTGAGGDAESTDDPVAGEALLAVRRAFHPALEAEGEVLIEDVCVPRSALPAMFAAIRGIEERTGLSIPTVAHAGDGNLHPNFVVPAGSDAVGEEVWAAAGELFHTALALGGTLTGEHGVGLLKRRWLAEELGEDSMALQRGIKAVFDPLGIMNPGAVY; via the coding sequence ATGAGCAGCATCGAGACCAGCAGCACCGAGACCCGCGCTGCGACCGGCAGTGCGATCGGCACTGCGCCCGTCGGCGAGGCGCTCGTTCTGCGACGGCTGCGCGAGGAGCTCGGCGCAGCGGTGACGGCCGAGGGCCCGGACTTCGAGGCCGCGCACACCGACAAGTCGGGCTGGACCGCCGGCGGCCGTGCGCTCGCGCTGGTCCGCGCGCGCTCGGTCGCCGACGTGCAGGCGACGCTCCGGCTCGCCACCGAGCACCGGGTGCCGGTCGTCCCGCGCGGCGCGGGGACGGGGCTCGCCGCGGGCGCCGTCGGCCGGGCCGGCGCGATCGTGCTCTCGACGGCGGCCATGGACCGGATCCTCGAGATCTCGCTCGAGGACGAGCTGGCGGTCGTCGAGCCGGGCGTGCTCAACCAGGCGCTGTCCGACGCGGTCGCGGCCGACGGGCTCATCTTCTCGCCCGACCCGGCGAGCAAGGCGATCTCGAGCATCGGCGGCAACATCGCCACCAACGCGGGCGGTCTGCTCTGCGCGAAGTACGGGGTCACCCGCGAGGCGGTGCTCGGGCTCGCCGTCGTGCTGGCCGACGGGCGCCTCGTGCGGACCGGGCGGCGCAGCGTCAAGGGCGTCGCCGGCTACGACCTCACCGCGCTGCTGACCGGCTCGGAGGGGACACTCGGGGTGATCGTCGAGGCGACGGTGAAGCTCCGGCCGATCCCCACGGGCCGGGTGGTCACGATCGGCGCGTACTTCCCGAGTGTCGTGGCTGCGGCGGCCGCCTCGGCGGCGATCACGGCGGCGCGGCTGCGGCCGGCCGTGATGGAGCTGATGGACGAGGCGGCGCTCGCCGCGATCGGCCGGTACACCGGCGCGGCCCTCGACCGCGGCGCCGCCTACCTGCTCGTGCAGACCGACGGCGGGGGGGCGGAGGACGAGGCGCGCCGGATCCTCGCGATCGTCACCGGGGCCGGCGGGGACGCCGAGTCGACGGACGACCCGGTGGCGGGCGAGGCGCTGCTCGCGGTGCGGCGGGCCTTCCATCCCGCGCTCGAGGCCGAGGGCGAGGTGCTGATCGAGGACGTCTGCGTGCCGCGCTCGGCGCTGCCCGCGATGTTCGCCGCCATCCGCGGGATCGAGGAGCGCACCGGGCTGAGCATCCCGACCGTGGCGCATGCGGGCGACGGCAATCTGCACCCGAACTTCGTCGTGCCAGCAGGGTCCGACGCGGTCGGCGAGGAGGTCTGGGCGGCGGCGGGGGAGCTGTTCCACACCGCGCTGGCGCTCGGCGGCACCCTCACCGGCGAGCACGGCGTGGGGCTGCTGAAGCGGCGCTGGCTCGCGGAGGAGCTCGGCGAGGACTCGATGGCGCTGCAGCGCGGGATCAAGGCGGTGTTCGATCCGCTCGGGATCATGAACCCGGGGGCGGTGTACTGA
- a CDS encoding metal-dependent hydrolase, giving the protein MGRSHAVSGALAWSVVTTVPALAAPLGLAGLPLDLRLVGVGVAAGWALVPDADHARATISRSAPGASLLTATAGRISGGHRHGMHSLLAVAVVWYLVPLLVALRFPVPLVGPVSLAAVLTLPALAFAAKAVKAAPSWPIAWAGALVVTVLLVALADGTWAWLQVAATLGYLVHIAGDALTTEGINGLWPLRIRSPRWVRRTPVLRRLWTSGGYAAIPVLGSAGSWRETILYWSMSAATIVLTAWLLAEELL; this is encoded by the coding sequence ATGGGTCGCTCCCACGCCGTCTCCGGTGCGCTCGCCTGGTCCGTCGTCACGACCGTGCCGGCCCTCGCCGCGCCGCTCGGACTCGCCGGCCTCCCGCTCGACCTCCGGCTGGTGGGCGTCGGCGTCGCCGCCGGCTGGGCGCTCGTCCCCGACGCCGACCACGCCCGGGCGACGATCTCGCGCTCGGCCCCCGGCGCGTCCCTCCTCACCGCGACCGCCGGCCGCATCAGCGGCGGCCACCGGCACGGGATGCACTCGCTCCTGGCCGTCGCCGTCGTCTGGTACCTGGTCCCGCTGCTGGTCGCCCTGCGCTTCCCGGTGCCGCTCGTCGGCCCCGTCTCGCTGGCCGCCGTGCTCACCCTGCCGGCCCTCGCCTTCGCCGCGAAGGCGGTGAAGGCCGCGCCGTCCTGGCCGATCGCCTGGGCCGGCGCGCTCGTCGTGACCGTGCTCCTGGTCGCCCTCGCCGACGGCACCTGGGCCTGGCTGCAGGTCGCCGCGACGCTCGGCTACCTCGTGCACATCGCCGGCGACGCCCTCACCACCGAGGGGATCAACGGGCTCTGGCCGCTCCGGATCCGCTCGCCCCGCTGGGTGCGCCGCACCCCCGTGCTGCGCCGGCTCTGGACCTCGGGCGGCTACGCCGCGATCCCCGTCCTCGGCTCGGCCGGCTCCTGGCGCGAGACGATCCTCTACTGGTCGATGTCGGCCGCCACGATCGTGCTGACGGCCTGGCTCCTCGCCGAGGAGCTCCTCTGA